The Candidatus Anaeroferrophillus wilburensis DNA segment CCCCCATATCAGGAGGCGAAAAAACCTCTTCCTGCCCGGCAACCAGCGGGACAGGCTGCGGCTCATTGACTGCTCGCGGAGCACAGGAAGCCACCGGCAGCAGGAGCAGCAGCATGCCCAGAAGGGCAACAGCATAGTTCATTGCTGTTCACCCTTCCTCAATACCGTAAACTCAGCCAGTTCAACCACAAAGGTTGCCGCTGCCGGGGGATAATCATAAAAAACCAGCATAAAAGGTAATTCGCCGCCATCAGCGGCAACGGTGGCCGAAGCATTTTCCAAGGCGCCGATCATCTCCTCGTTCAAGCTTTGCAGCTCTGCCGACGAAAAGGTAACCCCTCCCGAGGTCGTCCGTTCGGCCAGCGCGTTTCCTTGACGATCAATAAGAACCCCCTTGATTTTCAAAGCACCAACCATCTTGGGAGCGGTATTGTAGACTTTTCCTTGGAGAACAATAACCCGCTTATCGGCGGAAAAAATCATATTACGGCTTTCCAGACCAACGAGTGAGAGGTGCTGTTCCATATCGATGGAAAACTTCTGCCACAGGAGAACCCCACCCCACAGCGCCAGGCTCAAAACAGCAACAATAAGACCTAGATAGAGAAACATGCGCCGGCCACCCATCCGTGGCCACAACGATCCCCTGCTGACCACCGGAGCAGCGGCTCCCGCCGCCTGAGAAACCTCACTATCGGCTGTCACAGTGTTGATTTCCACTGTTTCTTCCCTGGTTTTGCTGATTGTTTCGTCCAAATCAGTCTCGTCCAGCGTCGTTTGCCGAAGATCATCACCGGCAGTCTTGCTCCCCTCTCCCCCCCCGGCGGTCTCTTCATCATCATCAAGGTCAACATCCCATGACAGATCATCCTCGGAAAAATCATCTGCCATCTCAAAAACCATCTCAGCATCAGCAGTTTGCTGTTCCTCCACGGCGTCTTTCAGGCCGCCACCGGCCAATCCGTCGGTCACCGGCGTCAGCTCAGGGGACGGAGCAACCGCGTCTCCGGTACCGGCAAACTCGCCTTCGGCCAACGGCATCTCAGGTGGTGGCACGTCCATTTCCGGCACACCACCTCTCTCGTCAGATTCCTCTGCCTGCATTTCCGGATTTTCACCCAGCAGGTCAGGACCGGCATCAGGTGACAGTGACTCCGGCACCGGCAATTCGTCCGACAAGAGGGGAAAAACCGTTTTGCACCGTGAACACTTAACCATTGCATGTTCAGCAGATGGTAATCGTTCATCAGCAAGGTGAAAGGTTGTCTGGCACCGCGGGCAGGTGATCAACATATCATCATCCTCATTATTCAACTAATCTCAATGGACCATACATAAAAGGGTCATCCAAATGCAAGATTTTTCTCCACCACACCTCGTCATACCCTGGCATTGATGAGGTTGGGAAGATCGTCAAGAAAGTACTGCTGACGAAATGCTGTCAATTCAATATCCATTACCTGATCAATTCGGATGGCCACCTGGTGGCCCAACCTTGCAGCTAGCTGCTGCTCAACAGCAGGAACCTGCTCCTCCAGCAGCTCCCGTTGCCGGCCGCCGGCAACCTGAACAGTAACCACTGTCTGGCTGCCCAACATGACTATCCGGCTGCACGTCTGGCCGAAACCGGGAAAGTCGAGAAAAAAGGTTACCGTAAACAGGGAATCATTTTCTGCCGCAGTCTGCGAAGAAGGCTGCCGCTGAAGCTTCAGCCAGACATCCAATTCAGTCTCACCGACCAGAAAAGGAACAATGAATACCAAGCCACCGTCCTGTCGAAGGCCGGGATTATTATACAACTGATTCAATTCCACCAGCGACAGCAGCTCCTGAAGAACGGTCTGCAGCTGCCCAAGTTTATCTCCCGCTGGCTGGGTTGCAGCCCAGGCAATGGCCTGCAACAAAGCCACCTTCAGGTTATGACCGGACAATCCTTTAAGCATCGCTGAAACAAGCTGGCGGGAATCGC contains these protein-coding regions:
- a CDS encoding DUF3426 domain-containing protein gives rise to the protein MSDELPVPESLSPDAGPDLLGENPEMQAEESDERGGVPEMDVPPPEMPLAEGEFAGTGDAVAPSPELTPVTDGLAGGGLKDAVEEQQTADAEMVFEMADDFSEDDLSWDVDLDDDEETAGGGEGSKTAGDDLRQTTLDETDLDETISKTREETVEINTVTADSEVSQAAGAAAPVVSRGSLWPRMGGRRMFLYLGLIVAVLSLALWGGVLLWQKFSIDMEQHLSLVGLESRNMIFSADKRVIVLQGKVYNTAPKMVGALKIKGVLIDRQGNALAERTTSGGVTFSSAELQSLNEEMIGALENASATVAADGGELPFMLVFYDYPPAAATFVVELAEFTVLRKGEQQ